GCGCCGAAGACATCCCCGACGAAGCGGGAGTAGTCCGACCAGTTCATGCCGAACTGGAACTCCTGCACGATGCCGGTCACCACGCCCATCGCGAAGTTGATGAGGAAGATCTTGCCGAAGAAGCGGGTCAGGTGCAGGTAGTGGATCTTGCCGGTGCGCACCCACGCTGTCTGGAAGATCGCGGCCGAGACGGCCATGCCGATCGTGAGGGGCACGAACAGGTAGTGGTAGATGGTCGTGAGACCGAACTGCCATCGGGATAGAACCAGTGGATCAAGCCACTCCATCGGAGGACTCCTTCTCTCGAAGGTGCATTGCCTGCACCCGGGAGTGGGCCGGAAGCGGCCCGCAGACGAGACGTCATCGGCGTTTCATCCAGTATCCCGTGAGATGGTTCGGGATATGGGGAGAATCGGCTTCTGGGCGATAGGGATGTCTGATGCGGTCGATAGCGGCGAGGTATCGAGATGCAGCATGCGCCGCTGTCCGATCCCCCGACTAGCCTGAGAGGATGGCAACCCGTCGCCCCGCTCCGCCCGCGTTCGTCTGCACCGAGTGCGGGTGGACCACCTCGAAGTGGGCCGGCCGCTGCGGCGAATGCCAGCAGTGGGGCACGGTGCAGGAGCAGGCCGCGAAGACCGGCATCCTGCGGCAGATGACCCCTCTCACGCCGGGCGCGGACCGCGCCGCACGCCCGATCACCCAGATCAGCACGATCGACACTCCTCGTCGCTCCAGCGGCGTGGGCGAGTTCGACCGCGTACTCGGCGGCGGCATCGTCCCCGGTGCAGCGATACTGCTCAGCGGTGAGCCGGGCGTCGGCAAGTCCACGCTGCTCCTGGAGGTCGCCGCCCAGGCCGCACGCGGCGGACGCCGGGTGCTGTACGCGAGCGCAGAGGAGTCCCAGGCGCAGGTGCGGCTGCGCGCCGAGCGCACCGGCGCCCTGCACGATGAGCTGTACCTCGCGAGCGAGACCGACCTCGCCACGATCCTCGGACACATCGATGAGGTGCAGCCGCAGCTCGTGATCGTCGACTCGGTGCAGACCGTGGCGTCCTCCCTCTCCGACGGAGCAGCGGGTCAGCCCAGTCAGGTGCGCGAAGTCGCAGCCACCCTGATCCGGGTCGCGAAGGAGCGGAGCCTTCCGATCATCCTCGTCGGCCATGTCACGAAAGACGGGCAGGTCGCCGGTCCCCGCATCCTGGAGCACCTGGTCGACGTCGTGTGCCACTTCGAGGGGGATCGGCAGACCGCACTGCGGTTCATCCGCGCGCTGAAGAACCGTTTCGGCCCGACCGATGAGGTCGGCTGCTTCGAGATGACCGGCGATGGCATCGCCGAGGTGCCGGATCCGAGCGGGCTGTTCCTCGGTCATGGTTCGACAGAACCCGGCACATGCGTCGCGATCGCGATGGAGGGCCGCCGCGCCCTGCCGGTCGAGGTGCAGGCTCTGACCGTGGAGTCCACGGCGCCGAATCCCCGTCGAGTGGTGTCAGGGCTCGACTCGGCACGCGTGGCGATGGTGCTGGCGATCCTCGAGAAGCGTGGCCGTATCCCCACCGGAAAGCTCGACGTCTACGTGTCGACCGTCGGCGGCGTGCGGTTCACAGAGCCCGCTGCCGACCTCGCGATCGCTATCGCCGTGGCAGGGTCGATCCAGCAGTTCTCGGTGCCGCGCACGATCGCTGCAGTAGGCGAGCTCAGCCTCGCCGGCGAGGTGCGCGCGGTGACCCAGGCCACGCAACGGCGGTCGGAGGCGAAGAGGCTCGGCTACGAGCAGGTCATCGATGAGCGCTCGAAGTCTCTCGACGCCGCGCTGAACGACGTGAAATCACGCAGTCGGTCCTCGCATCCGGCGAAGCCGCGTCGCGAAGACGACCTTCCGCCGTTCTGACGCCCCTTCCGCGTCCGTCCGTCATCGTGCGGGAAGCGCGTCACGCGTCCAGTGCGGCGAGCAGTTCGTCCGGCGGTGCCTGCATCGGATGGGGCCCCGCGATGTCGAGGAAGACCGTGGTGATCGTCTCGCGATGCGTGGTCAAGAACGCCCGCAGCCATTCCGACGAGTAGATGCCGACGCCCGGGGGCAGATTCGCCGGCTTGTTCTTGGCATCGCTGAACAGCAGCAGGGCGACGTCTCCAGTTGCCTCGTCACGGTACGTCCAGACTTCACCGCCGTCGAGCGGATTGTCGCGGTCACCCGATCTCAGCAACGGCACGACCGTCGTCCCGTGGCGCAGCGCGAGCGCGACCGCCGCCATGTCCTGCTTCTCGAGCGCCTGTGCGAGCGCTTCGGAGCGGAACTCCTCCGGTGCCGGCTTCTTGCTCGCCGCCTTCGACTTCTTCGCTGCCATGCATCCAGCCTAAGGACTTTGATGGTCGGGCGGATTCGCGCGGAACGACGAACGCGGAAACGATTGGGGCCCTCTCGAATCCTCCATTGGGGACTGGAGTACTCGAAAGGGCCCTCGAACTCTCGAACGGTGAAGTGTCGAAGCGCTGGGGACGCTGAATACGACGCCACTGGGGATGGCCTGCACCGAAGAATCCCGAGAGTCGAGTCAATGGTATCCCAAAGGACTGGGGCTGTCAGCACCAGATCTGCGGATCCAGGTCGATGTTCCACGCTCATGCGAAGTTCTTGCGCTCAGTACAACAGGATCTGTCGCGTCTCCGCGCCCTCGAAGCCGCCGATCGAAACGGCGACGTGGTACGACGCCCCTCCGCCAGGAGCGCGCGGACGATTCTCCTGATCGCACGTCGCCACATCCGAGCGCGTGCGGTCCCACTGCAGAGGCGTTGCGCTCGTCACGGTCTGCCCCGCCGCGAGCGTCACGACCATGCTGCTCGGGCTCTCCTGGCAATCCGTGGAGCGCCACCACGTGTCGCTCCCGCTGGACACGGTGAAGACCTGGGTTGTCGAGCCGACGTCGATCGTGCAGTCCGAGGCGCCCGTGTTGGTGAGCGAGATGGACAGTTGCGGCAACGCGCCGGCGGGGTAAGTGTCGGCATCCGTGACGGCTTCGACGGTGACGTCACCCGCCTGACACGGCACGGCCGTCGGAGTCTCATCCGCGGTCGGTTCGGGCGACGGCGTATCCGTCGGGGCCGGGGTCTCCGTAGCGGGCGACGCCGACGGCTTCGGCGACGACGTGGGAGCAGGCTCAGCTCCGGCATCCGTCCACGGCTGTGCGATGGCGAGCCAGATACCCGCGGCCAGCGCGAGGATCAGCATGATCAGACCGCCGAAGACGACGACACGGCGTCGCCGGTACACGGCGTCGGTCTTGCGGCGGCGTGCCATCACAGATGCTTCAGCATGCGCGTGTTGCCGAGCGTGTTCGGCTTCACGTGCGCGAGATCGAGGAACTCTGCGACGCCCTCGTCGGGGCTGCGCAGCAGTTGCGAGTACACGTCGGGATCGACGATCTGTTCGCCGATCGGTGCGAAACCGCGACGGGTGAAGAACTCCACCTCGAACGTGAGGCAGAACAACCGCTGCAGTCCCAGCGCGACCGCCCGATCCTCGAGACCCTCGACCAGGGCGCGCCCGACGCCGTGATGCAGCCAG
The DNA window shown above is from Microbacterium murale and carries:
- the radA gene encoding DNA repair protein RadA, coding for MATRRPAPPAFVCTECGWTTSKWAGRCGECQQWGTVQEQAAKTGILRQMTPLTPGADRAARPITQISTIDTPRRSSGVGEFDRVLGGGIVPGAAILLSGEPGVGKSTLLLEVAAQAARGGRRVLYASAEESQAQVRLRAERTGALHDELYLASETDLATILGHIDEVQPQLVIVDSVQTVASSLSDGAAGQPSQVREVAATLIRVAKERSLPIILVGHVTKDGQVAGPRILEHLVDVVCHFEGDRQTALRFIRALKNRFGPTDEVGCFEMTGDGIAEVPDPSGLFLGHGSTEPGTCVAIAMEGRRALPVEVQALTVESTAPNPRRVVSGLDSARVAMVLAILEKRGRIPTGKLDVYVSTVGGVRFTEPAADLAIAIAVAGSIQQFSVPRTIAAVGELSLAGEVRAVTQATQRRSEAKRLGYEQVIDERSKSLDAALNDVKSRSRSSHPAKPRREDDLPPF
- a CDS encoding dehydrogenase; this encodes MAAKKSKAASKKPAPEEFRSEALAQALEKQDMAAVALALRHGTTVVPLLRSGDRDNPLDGGEVWTYRDEATGDVALLLFSDAKNKPANLPPGVGIYSSEWLRAFLTTHRETITTVFLDIAGPHPMQAPPDELLAALDA
- a CDS encoding amino-acid N-acetyltransferase; its protein translation is MSEYTVRPARSADILGIHTLLEPLVERRILLGKDLAVLYGAVQEFVVAERDGELIGCGALHVMWEDLGEVRTLIVRDDWLHHGVGRALVEGLEDRAVALGLQRLFCLTFEVEFFTRRGFAPIGEQIVDPDVYSQLLRSPDEGVAEFLDLAHVKPNTLGNTRMLKHL